From the Synechococcus sp. Nb3U1 genome, one window contains:
- a CDS encoding NHLP bacteriocin export ABC transporter permease/ATPase subunit gives MLAIDRIQTLKGSLKVVRGNRPLLLEQGIWILQSGGLAVFAVRREGGALQGMRRYLFTVQAGTVMMAFRPEETASSNGVEVKPDSDYGLLAVALEESEVLQLEPEEWDPFLATESGHEGVVDWIGKLGSSFHAPLPSRVPKPAATANVSLLEQETFQPTTPVWVELRAGQVQLLGLPEMALPTMGQVLPVSEHLWLLATEPSQVRQEGTASLSPGQIRGGIQTLLEHLYTYLKLREQEQLQVEVAQYQAREQLNQQTAANALGGLAGVLNPRRTEVLAQGAPVLIAAQAVGNMMGAEISPPARSEDLTRVKDPIEAITRASRLRFRRVLLRANWWKQDNGPLLAYTEVENCPVALLPKGAGQYELFDPETQTRKPMNAKLAETLTPVAYMFYRPLPQQADKALNLLRHVMRGRYRDLLIVVSLAIGGTLLGMLTPQATAILMDTAIPDSNRSLLLQLGMGLLAAALGSAIFELSQGILITRLETGTETDMQTGLWDRLLTLPTAFFRRYSIGDLVGRVSAVQQIRQQIGATTMRSILSSIFALLNLALLFTYSVTLTWVALGVALVSILVTTASGILLLRQNQPLLELSGELNGLMVQLIDGVSKLRVAGAEQRAFAHWAKGYQEQVRRTVNIQLIEGAVQTVNQLIPTVTSILLFWFAVGLIQRAQAQGGVGLTAGTFLAFNSAFGTFMGGMTDLSNTITTSLDVVQLWRRAKVILEEKPEVDPSKADPGRLSGGILLDHITFRYREDGPLTLEDLTVRADPGEFIALVGPSGSGKSTVFRLLLGFDMPLSGTVYFDGQDLAGLDVAAVRKQIGVVLQNSRIMSGSIFDNIAAGALVTLDEAWEAARMAGFAEDVESMPMGMHTVISEGGGNLSGGQRQRLIIARALVLRPKILLFDEATSALDNRTQAIVSASVDRLRATRIVIAHRLSTIRNADRIYVIEAGRVVQQGSFDKLSQEPGLFAELMARQTA, from the coding sequence ATGTTGGCTATCGATCGCATCCAAACCCTAAAGGGATCCCTCAAAGTGGTGCGGGGCAACCGCCCCCTGCTCTTGGAGCAGGGGATCTGGATTCTACAGTCGGGGGGCTTGGCGGTATTTGCCGTGCGCCGAGAGGGCGGGGCCCTACAGGGAATGCGCCGTTATCTATTTACGGTACAAGCGGGTACGGTAATGATGGCCTTTCGCCCGGAGGAGACCGCTTCCTCCAACGGGGTCGAGGTCAAACCCGATTCCGATTATGGTCTGCTGGCTGTCGCTCTAGAAGAATCGGAAGTGTTGCAACTAGAACCCGAGGAATGGGATCCCTTTTTGGCGACTGAGAGCGGCCATGAGGGGGTGGTGGACTGGATCGGCAAACTGGGATCCTCCTTTCACGCCCCTTTGCCCAGCCGGGTTCCGAAACCTGCGGCCACCGCCAACGTCTCGTTATTGGAGCAGGAAACCTTTCAGCCCACCACACCGGTTTGGGTGGAGCTGCGGGCCGGGCAAGTGCAGCTGTTGGGTCTACCGGAAATGGCCTTGCCCACCATGGGCCAAGTTTTGCCGGTTTCGGAACATTTGTGGCTGTTGGCCACCGAACCCAGCCAAGTGCGCCAAGAGGGCACCGCCAGCCTCTCGCCGGGTCAAATCCGGGGTGGCATTCAAACGTTGCTAGAACACCTCTACACCTATCTGAAGCTGCGGGAGCAAGAGCAACTCCAGGTGGAGGTCGCCCAATATCAAGCCCGCGAACAACTGAACCAACAGACGGCAGCCAATGCCTTGGGGGGCTTGGCAGGGGTGCTCAACCCTCGGCGCACCGAGGTACTCGCCCAGGGTGCGCCGGTGCTGATCGCCGCTCAGGCGGTGGGGAACATGATGGGGGCAGAAATCTCCCCTCCAGCCCGCTCCGAGGATCTGACACGGGTGAAAGATCCGATTGAAGCGATCACCCGCGCCTCCCGGTTGCGTTTTCGCCGGGTATTGCTGCGGGCCAACTGGTGGAAACAAGATAACGGCCCTCTCTTGGCCTACACCGAAGTGGAGAACTGTCCTGTCGCCCTTCTACCCAAGGGGGCTGGCCAGTATGAGCTGTTCGACCCGGAGACCCAAACCCGGAAACCAATGAACGCCAAACTGGCAGAAACCCTGACCCCTGTGGCCTATATGTTCTATCGCCCGCTGCCCCAACAGGCGGACAAAGCTTTGAACCTGTTGCGCCATGTGATGCGGGGCCGCTATCGGGATCTGTTGATTGTGGTCAGTTTGGCCATCGGCGGTACCCTGTTGGGGATGCTGACACCGCAGGCAACGGCGATTTTGATGGATACCGCCATTCCCGACAGTAACCGCTCCTTGCTGCTGCAATTGGGGATGGGTCTTTTGGCTGCAGCCTTGGGATCCGCCATTTTCGAGCTATCGCAAGGGATCCTGATCACTCGCCTGGAAACCGGTACTGAAACCGATATGCAAACGGGGCTTTGGGATCGTCTGCTGACGCTACCCACCGCCTTCTTTCGTCGCTACTCAATTGGGGATTTGGTGGGGCGGGTCTCGGCGGTACAACAAATCCGCCAGCAAATCGGGGCAACCACAATGCGCAGCATCCTCTCCAGCATTTTTGCCCTACTGAACCTGGCGCTGCTGTTCACCTACAGCGTCACCCTCACCTGGGTGGCCTTGGGAGTGGCGCTGGTTTCCATTTTGGTGACGACGGCCTCCGGGATCCTGCTGTTGCGGCAAAATCAGCCCTTGCTGGAGTTGAGTGGCGAACTGAATGGCTTGATGGTGCAGCTGATCGACGGTGTGTCAAAGCTGCGGGTAGCGGGAGCAGAACAACGGGCCTTCGCCCATTGGGCCAAAGGGTACCAAGAGCAAGTGCGCCGGACGGTGAATATCCAGCTCATCGAAGGGGCGGTACAAACCGTGAACCAGTTGATCCCGACGGTGACTTCCATTTTGCTCTTTTGGTTTGCGGTGGGGCTGATTCAGAGGGCACAAGCCCAAGGGGGGGTGGGGCTGACGGCAGGAACCTTCCTGGCTTTTAATTCTGCTTTTGGCACCTTTATGGGGGGGATGACCGACCTGAGCAACACCATCACCACCAGCTTGGATGTGGTGCAACTGTGGCGACGGGCCAAGGTGATTCTGGAAGAGAAGCCAGAAGTGGATCCGAGCAAGGCCGATCCGGGACGACTGAGCGGCGGTATTTTGCTCGATCACATCACCTTCCGCTACCGCGAGGATGGCCCTCTCACCCTGGAAGATCTGACGGTACGCGCTGACCCGGGGGAGTTTATCGCCTTGGTTGGCCCCTCCGGCAGTGGCAAATCCACGGTGTTTCGCCTGCTGTTGGGCTTTGATATGCCTCTGTCGGGCACCGTCTATTTCGATGGCCAGGACTTGGCCGGGTTGGATGTGGCGGCGGTGCGGAAGCAGATTGGGGTGGTGCTGCAAAACAGCCGCATTATGTCCGGCTCCATCTTTGACAACATTGCGGCTGGCGCTCTGGTCACCCTGGATGAAGCCTGGGAAGCAGCTCGCATGGCCGGTTTTGCCGAGGATGTGGAATCGATGCCCATGGGAATGCACACGGTGATCAGTGAAGGGGGGGGCAACCTCTCCGGCGGCCAACGGCAGCGGCTGATCATCGCCCGTGCCCTGGTGTTGCGGCCCAAGATCCTCTTGTTTGATGAGGCCACCAGCGCCCTCGATAACCGCACGCAAGCGATCGTCAGCGCCAGTGTGGATCGTCTGCGGGCCACCCGGATCGTCATTGCCCACCGGCTCAGCACCATTCGCAACGCCGATCGCATTTATGTGATCGAGGCTGGGCGGGTGGTGCAGCAGGGCAGCTTCGACAAACTCAGCCAGGAACCGGGCTTGTTCGCGGAGTTGATGGCTCGACAGACGGCTTAA